From Chloracidobacterium sp. N, the proteins below share one genomic window:
- a CDS encoding long-chain fatty acid--CoA ligase encodes MVLPAAATYSIASILDHHAVHRPDRLAVIAGPARLTYAQLAAAANQIANGLRARGIQPGDHVALSCPNVAYFPMAFFGILKAGAVVVPLNVLLKPREIAYHLNDCDAKALLCFEGLPELPMAQMAQAALQEAPMCETFVVMPASPDRPPALSGAITLAELMANQPPTCERPPVSPFDTALMLYTSGTTGQPKGAELTHWQLILNFIHVRDVLLPTVDVRLEAEFKVLSTAPLFHATALIAQFGVVMYAGGTSVLLPRFDPKQTIETMIAERINSWAAVPTMYWALLNYANEHGIDVSPIAETLRIANVGAAPMPVELMRAFGEKFKTLVLEGYGMSETGVLSYNQITRPPKPGTVGQPLMGIEIRVHDENDQPVPTGTVGEIVVRGHCVMKGYYKRPEATAEAMRNGWFHTGDMGFIDEDGYITIVDRKKDLIIRGGYNVYPREIEEVMMTHPAVSLVTVIGVPDERLGEEVKAYVVRKPGATITEDELRDWCKAQMAAYKYPRLIEFRTELPIGPTGKVLKRALREALAHESASA; translated from the coding sequence ATGGTGCTTCCTGCTGCTGCCACGTATTCGATTGCTTCCATCCTCGACCATCATGCCGTACATCGTCCTGACCGGCTGGCCGTCATCGCCGGGCCGGCCCGTTTGACCTATGCCCAACTTGCGGCGGCGGCCAATCAGATTGCCAACGGTCTGCGGGCGCGGGGCATTCAGCCCGGCGACCACGTGGCGCTGTCGTGTCCGAATGTGGCCTACTTTCCCATGGCCTTTTTCGGCATCCTCAAGGCCGGCGCGGTGGTTGTGCCGCTCAACGTCCTGCTCAAGCCCCGTGAGATTGCCTATCACCTCAACGACTGTGACGCCAAAGCCCTTCTCTGCTTTGAAGGTCTCCCGGAACTGCCCATGGCGCAGATGGCGCAGGCGGCGCTCCAGGAAGCGCCCATGTGCGAGACGTTCGTCGTCATGCCGGCCAGTCCTGACCGTCCACCGGCGCTGTCCGGCGCCATCACGCTGGCGGAATTGATGGCCAACCAGCCGCCAACTTGTGAGCGCCCGCCGGTCAGTCCGTTCGATACGGCGCTGATGCTCTACACCTCGGGCACGACCGGGCAGCCCAAGGGGGCGGAACTCACGCACTGGCAGCTCATTCTGAACTTCATCCACGTGCGCGACGTGCTGCTGCCGACCGTGGATGTCCGGCTCGAAGCCGAATTCAAGGTGCTTTCCACGGCCCCGCTCTTTCACGCCACGGCCCTGATTGCGCAGTTTGGCGTGGTGATGTATGCCGGCGGTACGTCCGTCCTGCTGCCGCGCTTTGATCCCAAACAAACCATTGAGACCATGATCGCCGAGCGCATCAACTCCTGGGCGGCTGTGCCGACGATGTACTGGGCGCTGCTCAACTACGCCAACGAGCACGGCATAGACGTTTCCCCGATTGCCGAAACGCTCAGGATTGCAAACGTCGGGGCAGCTCCCATGCCGGTCGAGCTGATGCGCGCCTTTGGGGAGAAGTTCAAGACCCTTGTGCTGGAAGGCTATGGAATGTCCGAAACCGGCGTGCTGTCCTATAACCAGATCACCAGGCCGCCGAAGCCGGGGACGGTCGGACAACCGCTGATGGGGATTGAAATCCGGGTTCACGACGAAAACGACCAACCCGTGCCGACCGGCACGGTGGGCGAAATTGTCGTGCGTGGCCACTGTGTGATGAAAGGCTACTACAAACGGCCCGAGGCCACGGCCGAAGCCATGCGCAACGGCTGGTTTCACACCGGCGACATGGGCTTCATAGATGAAGATGGCTACATCACGATTGTTGACCGCAAGAAAGACCTCATCATCCGTGGCGGCTACAATGTCTATCCCCGCGAAATTGAGGAAGTGATGATGACGCACCCGGCCGTTTCGCTGGTGACGGTCATTGGCGTGCCCGATGAGCGGCTGGGCGAGGAAGTCAAAGCCTACGTCGTCCGCAAGCCGGGCGCCACGATCACGGAGGACGAACTCCGCGACTGGTGCAAAGCACAGATGGCCGCGTATAAATACCCGCGCCTGATTGAGTTTCGCACGGAGTTGCCGATTGGTCCGACGGGCAAGGTGCTCAAACGGGCGCTGCGCGAGGCGCTGGCGCATGAGTCGGCCAGTGCCTGA
- a CDS encoding FHA domain-containing protein translates to MSESSEVPTIKTARLDVETLGRLASSDDQFATLLVLEGAAVKQTYILDNPTTVIGRSPLATVPLVNDAVASREHAKVILDLESSEADRKRYFLMDLGSTNGTFLNGRRLAPQERCLLSDGDRFTIGSHTFVFVLPLRSGSKFLTGDLSRISVFDVIQVVEANRLTAAFTVRATQGQSGWLGFNEGLIVTCEVGHLRGLEAFRRFVGFTEGFFEVERSTKPFPVTIVAGSNTSLTLDILRELDEANAGLSGDAEPA, encoded by the coding sequence ATGTCGGAAAGTTCAGAAGTGCCAACCATCAAAACGGCTCGGCTCGATGTGGAGACCCTGGGGCGGCTCGCATCGTCGGATGACCAGTTTGCCACACTGCTCGTTTTGGAGGGCGCTGCCGTCAAGCAAACCTATATCCTCGACAACCCGACGACGGTCATCGGGCGCTCCCCGCTGGCAACCGTGCCGCTTGTCAACGACGCCGTGGCTTCCCGTGAGCACGCCAAAGTGATACTTGACCTTGAATCCAGCGAAGCCGACCGCAAACGCTACTTCCTTATGGACCTGGGCAGCACGAACGGTACGTTTCTCAACGGCCGGCGGCTCGCGCCCCAGGAACGCTGCCTGTTGTCGGATGGCGACCGTTTTACGATTGGCTCCCACACCTTTGTCTTTGTGCTTCCCCTGCGCAGCGGATCGAAGTTTCTGACCGGCGACCTGAGCCGGATTTCCGTCTTTGATGTCATCCAGGTGGTGGAAGCCAACCGGTTGACCGCGGCCTTCACCGTACGCGCCACTCAAGGGCAGAGCGGCTGGCTGGGGTTCAACGAAGGTCTCATCGTGACCTGTGAGGTGGGACACCTGCGCGGACTCGAAGCCTTCCGCAGGTTCGTCGGCTTCACCGAAGGCTTTTTCGAGGTCGAACGTTCGACCAAGCCCTTTCCGGTCACGATTGTGGCTGGGAGCAACACCAGCCTGACGCTGGACATTCTGCGTGAACTCGACGAAGCCAACGCCGGGCTGTCCGGGGACGCCGAACCTGCCTGA
- a CDS encoding inositol monophosphatase family protein: protein MTDLLPFAEAVAREAGALLRERFGAPLDVRHKGRIDLVTEVDVLSEQCIRRRIQARFPDHAILAEESGLTETASDFRWIVDPLDGTTNYAHGYPFFSVAIAVEWQGETIVGVVYDPLRDELFSAAKGQGTRCNGRPLHVSGVTSLEQALLVTGFPYNVKASPQKNLDHFSAFLDVAQAIRRDGSAALDLAYVAAGRFDGFWELNLAPWDMAAGSLLVTEAGGQVTAFSGQAFSPYVPEIVASNGHLHAAMCQVLMKSTPQ, encoded by the coding sequence ATGACCGATCTCCTGCCTTTTGCTGAAGCCGTCGCCCGCGAGGCCGGGGCGCTGCTGCGCGAGCGGTTTGGCGCGCCCCTCGATGTGCGCCACAAGGGGCGGATTGACCTTGTCACCGAAGTGGATGTGCTGTCCGAGCAGTGCATCCGCCGTCGCATTCAGGCGCGCTTTCCAGACCATGCCATTCTGGCGGAGGAAAGTGGATTGACGGAAACGGCCTCGGACTTCCGGTGGATTGTGGACCCGCTGGACGGCACGACCAACTATGCCCATGGGTATCCGTTTTTCAGCGTCGCCATTGCCGTTGAGTGGCAGGGGGAAACCATCGTCGGTGTGGTCTATGACCCGCTCCGCGATGAGCTGTTTTCGGCAGCGAAGGGGCAGGGAACCCGGTGCAATGGCCGGCCGCTGCACGTTTCGGGCGTAACCAGTCTGGAACAGGCATTGCTTGTCACTGGATTTCCCTATAATGTCAAGGCGTCGCCACAAAAAAACCTGGATCACTTCAGTGCTTTTCTGGACGTTGCGCAGGCTATCCGGCGCGACGGATCGGCGGCACTCGATCTGGCGTATGTGGCGGCCGGGCGTTTCGATGGCTTTTGGGAGCTGAACCTTGCGCCGTGGGATATGGCCGCCGGCAGTTTGCTCGTTACCGAAGCTGGAGGGCAGGTCACGGCTTTCAGCGGGCAGGCGTTCAGTCCGTATGTGCCTGAGATTGTGGCCAGCAATGGGCATCTCCACGCGGCCATGTGCCAGGTGCTCATGAAATCAACCCCACAGTAA
- a CDS encoding SOS response-associated peptidase: MCGRYTLTTPQEALMTRFGLTTAQVALRLRYNIAPTQPVAVVFDDAPTTLSSARWGLLPAWQKDTSGPPLINARAETLRTKPSFRESFRRRRCWVLCDGFYEWRKNQDGTRTPFRAILKDGGPFALAGLWDERPAPDGSVLRSCTVVTTQANPLLASVHARMPVILPPEDERRWLEENDPDRLDRLLRPYPAEAMQLYPVSRAVNVVTNDDASLIAPVMPEPHQTGLF, translated from the coding sequence ATGTGCGGACGCTACACGCTGACCACACCCCAGGAAGCTTTGATGACGCGCTTTGGTCTGACGACCGCCCAGGTTGCGCTGCGCCTGCGCTACAACATTGCGCCGACGCAGCCGGTGGCCGTCGTGTTTGACGACGCGCCAACCACGCTTTCCAGCGCGCGCTGGGGGCTGCTCCCGGCCTGGCAAAAGGACACCTCCGGGCCACCCCTCATCAATGCCCGCGCCGAGACCCTGCGCACAAAACCTTCCTTTCGGGAAAGTTTCCGGCGGCGGCGCTGCTGGGTGCTCTGTGACGGTTTCTACGAATGGCGCAAGAACCAGGATGGCACGCGGACGCCGTTCCGGGCCATCCTCAAGGACGGCGGCCCCTTTGCACTGGCCGGCCTGTGGGACGAACGTCCCGCGCCTGACGGCAGCGTGCTGCGTTCCTGCACGGTGGTGACGACGCAGGCCAACCCCCTGCTGGCCTCGGTCCACGCGCGCATGCCGGTCATCCTGCCGCCGGAGGACGAGCGACGCTGGTTGGAAGAAAACGATCCCGACCGGCTCGACCGGTTGCTGCGCCCCTATCCGGCCGAAGCCATGCAGCTCTATCCGGTATCGCGCGCCGTCAATGTCGTGACCAACGATGACGCATCGCTGATTGCGCCGGTGATGCCGGAACCGCATCAGACCGGGCTGTTCTGA
- a CDS encoding metal-binding protein, with the protein MPSGRTHDLVTYALAVPTAVGLFFLTRHVGLTVLGTATMLFGGLMFGPDLDTHSKQYTRWGILRWLWYPYKKLFPHRSHWTHGLLWSTWLRVGYFTLVMTLALAAVLYVRAVWIDGLPADGDQAVRTLQTAGHHMSRLFRAVDGKVWLVAFIGLWWGAATHTLTDVIGSALKSMFKTF; encoded by the coding sequence ATGCCTTCCGGCCGAACGCATGACCTGGTGACGTACGCCCTGGCCGTACCCACGGCCGTCGGGTTGTTCTTTCTGACACGCCACGTGGGGCTGACGGTGCTGGGGACGGCAACGATGCTCTTTGGCGGGCTGATGTTCGGCCCCGACCTCGACACGCACAGCAAGCAGTACACGCGCTGGGGCATCCTGCGCTGGTTGTGGTACCCCTACAAAAAGCTCTTTCCGCACCGGTCACACTGGACACACGGCCTGCTGTGGAGCACCTGGCTGCGGGTGGGCTACTTCACGCTGGTGATGACCCTGGCGCTGGCCGCTGTGCTCTACGTGCGGGCAGTCTGGATTGACGGGCTGCCGGCCGATGGCGATCAGGCCGTACGGACCCTGCAAACAGCCGGGCATCACATGTCGCGTCTGTTCCGCGCCGTGGACGGCAAGGTGTGGCTGGTGGCGTTCATCGGCTTGTGGTGGGGCGCGGCCACGCATACGCTGACCGATGTGATCGGGAGCGCGCTCAAGAGCATGTTCAAGACGTTTTAG
- the tsaE gene encoding tRNA (adenosine(37)-N6)-threonylcarbamoyltransferase complex ATPase subunit type 1 TsaE, translating into MNEQTYLSHSPEETFAVGYGLGERLAAWPDATGRVVLLSGELGSGKTQFVKGLAAALGLDPAEVTSPTFALVQAHAFPGGTLWHVDLYRLPTGPGAAEAIALAELLEQAGIIAMEWPERLGPDLPLLVADEGRTWWVQLDELEDGIRRITIHQPAPHPAD; encoded by the coding sequence GTGAACGAGCAAACCTACCTCAGCCACAGCCCGGAGGAGACATTTGCCGTGGGCTACGGCCTGGGTGAGCGCCTGGCGGCGTGGCCGGACGCCACAGGGCGGGTGGTGTTGCTGAGCGGGGAGCTTGGCAGCGGGAAAACGCAGTTCGTGAAAGGTTTGGCCGCGGCTCTCGGCCTCGACCCGGCGGAAGTGACCAGCCCGACCTTTGCCCTCGTTCAGGCGCATGCCTTTCCGGGTGGGACGCTCTGGCACGTGGACCTGTACCGCCTGCCGACTGGCCCCGGTGCGGCCGAGGCCATCGCCTTGGCGGAGCTTCTGGAGCAGGCCGGCATCATCGCGATGGAGTGGCCGGAGCGGCTCGGCCCGGACCTGCCCCTCCTTGTCGCCGATGAAGGCAGGACGTGGTGGGTTCAGCTTGATGAGCTGGAGGACGGAATCCGCCGCATCACCATCCACCAGCCAGCCCCCCACCCGGCAGACTGA
- a CDS encoding ATP-binding protein, protein MGSALRKATVQGHSASAHPLRSYVRRRSERRCPWCVLLCFWLCLLGGWAQPQSLPRPGKISSPPTAATPLSIAQPALQTYTDQQGLPQNSIRALVRDQQGRLWAATQDGAAYFDGHLWTPVPVPRALGSNFVTALAVTGDSVWLGTPNGLCRYDALAHPSQPWRVFSLGSERANNITALLAIPDDRAGGLWIGTHDGLFRFRDERWERPPAALPLQGCVVQCLGITDQPAPSLWVGTQDRGLWRQVLGTEQWEPLTTAEGLPANNITCLSRRLAPDSVWVGTVRGAALVVGRQVQPLSGIPAELATLPINAMLEVEGPDGRPLVWIGTNQGLYAQAGGQWRRYATAQGLSSDLVRSLFISQPRSGGIWIGQGGGGGVTYLHHGAWWSLSKAQGLPSDMAWCTEVWDAADGTEILWAGTLAGLARWERGTWATIGPEQGFPADNVRTLLTTGQPGRRVLWIGTATAGLWQLAENRRPLRASRVDSVPADAHIHVLCPSRTATAPARLYVGTNRGVLALRPDTGESESLGLENEAVYTVAEVSGPDGEVQLWAGLDQGIACRTAAGWKRFELGLSGQPMVNALHVTRDAAGHTRLWCGLQGGGLVCLEPAAPPRILEHLNTRTTPALPNDVVYHLFEDDHRRLWATTNRGVVCLALDGAREGSERALRTFTVEDGLPSNECNFGRAGCDRRGRAWVGTVRGLAVLDTHIFPAEETPGKLLVHIATAEDTLLSPSPGLAFPHALRDLSFHFVLPVLRRGQEVMYRTQLVPYDAEPTPWTGRTRRDCSNLPPGNYTLTVWARDATGQMVRPVTLSFSIQAAPWRQPWAYVLYALALFGFGYALYDLRVRQIRRHQELRIAALRQLLDSTRVINSTLDVGEVLRKIASESALLVRGEPGGIGLMEGDTLVFRHVWNGKAWEDCEVPFPLGKGVAGSVAATGKPRIVNDVRTCPDLAHPELIEVYGVHGIVDVPIRNRSGVTIGVLDIRRPPGREPFTERDSDLIEGLTHQAAVAIENATINRQLREAAERAERLYRREQEVVARMQELDVMKNNFLAVTSHEMRTPLTVIKGFLEALAFGAFDPPTERQQMALATCLKTTDRLARIVEDIFEVLKIQEGYIGLQREPVIVESLLREILEEVSVFTSRRRQQVLFVASGNTQIEGDAHKLNLSFLNVIQNAIKFTPDGGEIAVTVTGGETFVTVEIADNGIGIDAADLPHIFERFYTGRDTSRHSSGRFEFNTRGTGLGLTIAKSYIDAHGGGIEVMSDGPGQGSRFTITLPRVQPQEAESRITMAIARIE, encoded by the coding sequence ATGGGCAGCGCCTTGCGAAAAGCCACCGTGCAGGGGCATTCAGCTTCCGCCCATCCCCTGCGAAGTTATGTCCGGCGTCGGTCCGAACGCCGTTGCCCATGGTGCGTCCTGCTGTGCTTCTGGCTTTGTCTGTTGGGAGGGTGGGCGCAGCCGCAATCCCTTCCCCGTCCGGGAAAAATATCGTCGCCGCCAACCGCCGCAACGCCACTCAGCATAGCCCAGCCGGCGCTGCAAACCTACACCGACCAGCAGGGGCTGCCCCAGAACTCCATCCGGGCGTTGGTGCGTGACCAGCAGGGCCGACTCTGGGCGGCGACACAGGACGGTGCGGCCTATTTCGACGGCCACCTCTGGACGCCGGTCCCTGTGCCACGCGCCCTGGGTTCCAACTTCGTGACGGCGCTGGCCGTGACCGGGGACAGCGTCTGGTTGGGAACGCCCAACGGGCTCTGTCGCTACGATGCGCTGGCGCATCCGTCCCAGCCGTGGCGGGTGTTTTCGCTCGGCAGTGAGCGCGCCAACAACATCACTGCACTGCTGGCCATACCGGACGACAGGGCAGGGGGGCTGTGGATTGGCACGCACGACGGACTGTTTCGCTTCCGGGACGAGCGGTGGGAGCGCCCGCCAGCGGCCCTGCCGCTCCAGGGCTGTGTGGTGCAGTGCCTGGGCATCACCGACCAACCGGCGCCCTCCCTGTGGGTGGGGACGCAGGACCGCGGTCTCTGGCGGCAGGTGCTGGGCACCGAGCAGTGGGAGCCATTGACAACTGCGGAGGGGTTGCCAGCGAACAACATCACCTGCCTGTCCCGCCGGCTGGCGCCCGACAGCGTTTGGGTCGGCACGGTACGCGGCGCGGCCCTGGTGGTCGGCCGACAGGTGCAGCCGTTGTCAGGGATACCAGCGGAACTCGCAACACTGCCCATCAATGCCATGCTGGAAGTCGAGGGCCCGGATGGCAGGCCCCTGGTATGGATTGGCACGAATCAGGGGCTGTACGCCCAAGCCGGCGGCCAGTGGCGGCGCTACGCAACAGCCCAGGGGCTGTCGAGTGACCTCGTGCGTTCCCTGTTCATCAGTCAACCCCGCAGTGGCGGGATTTGGATCGGACAGGGCGGCGGCGGTGGCGTGACCTACCTGCACCACGGCGCATGGTGGTCACTGTCAAAGGCGCAGGGGCTACCTTCCGACATGGCCTGGTGCACCGAAGTCTGGGACGCCGCCGATGGCACGGAAATTCTCTGGGCCGGAACGCTGGCCGGATTGGCCAGGTGGGAGCGTGGCACATGGGCAACCATTGGCCCCGAACAGGGCTTCCCGGCCGACAACGTCCGCACGCTGCTGACAACCGGGCAACCGGGCCGGCGGGTGCTGTGGATTGGCACGGCCACGGCCGGTTTGTGGCAACTCGCAGAGAACAGACGTCCCTTGCGCGCTTCGCGTGTTGATTCCGTCCCGGCGGATGCCCACATTCATGTTCTGTGTCCATCACGTACTGCGACAGCGCCGGCGCGGCTGTATGTGGGAACCAACCGGGGGGTGCTGGCCCTGCGTCCCGATACGGGCGAAAGCGAGTCGTTGGGTCTCGAAAATGAAGCCGTGTACACGGTGGCTGAAGTGTCCGGCCCGGATGGGGAAGTGCAGCTCTGGGCCGGCCTTGACCAGGGCATTGCCTGCCGGACGGCGGCCGGGTGGAAGCGTTTTGAGCTTGGGCTGAGTGGGCAGCCGATGGTCAATGCCCTGCATGTGACCCGTGACGCCGCCGGCCACACCCGGCTGTGGTGTGGTTTGCAGGGTGGGGGTCTGGTGTGTCTCGAACCGGCTGCCCCCCCGCGCATCCTCGAACACCTCAACACCCGGACCACGCCCGCGCTTCCCAACGATGTGGTGTATCACCTGTTCGAGGATGACCACCGCCGGTTGTGGGCGACGACCAACCGGGGCGTCGTGTGTCTGGCGCTGGACGGGGCGCGTGAAGGTTCGGAGCGTGCGCTGAGAACCTTTACCGTGGAAGACGGTCTGCCCAGCAATGAATGCAACTTCGGGCGCGCCGGCTGTGATCGCCGGGGCCGGGCCTGGGTGGGGACGGTGCGTGGCCTGGCTGTCCTCGACACACATATCTTTCCTGCCGAAGAGACACCGGGAAAACTGCTGGTGCACATCGCCACTGCGGAGGATACCCTGTTGTCCCCGTCGCCCGGGCTGGCTTTCCCCCATGCGCTGCGCGACCTTTCGTTTCACTTTGTCCTGCCCGTGCTGCGGCGTGGGCAGGAGGTGATGTACCGCACGCAACTTGTCCCTTACGATGCCGAACCGACCCCCTGGACAGGACGCACCCGGCGCGACTGCTCAAATCTGCCGCCGGGGAACTACACGCTCACGGTCTGGGCGCGGGATGCCACGGGGCAGATGGTCAGGCCCGTCACCCTGTCGTTTTCCATTCAGGCGGCACCGTGGCGGCAACCCTGGGCCTACGTGCTCTATGCCCTGGCGCTGTTTGGCTTTGGCTATGCCCTGTATGACCTGCGGGTACGCCAAATCCGACGCCATCAGGAACTGCGCATTGCGGCGCTGCGGCAGTTGCTCGACAGCACGCGCGTCATCAACTCGACTCTGGATGTGGGGGAAGTCCTGCGCAAGATTGCCTCGGAGAGCGCGCTGCTGGTACGGGGTGAGCCGGGCGGGATTGGCCTAATGGAGGGCGATACGCTGGTCTTTCGCCACGTCTGGAATGGAAAAGCCTGGGAAGATTGTGAAGTCCCCTTTCCGCTGGGCAAGGGCGTGGCCGGGAGTGTGGCGGCGACAGGGAAGCCACGGATTGTCAATGATGTCCGCACCTGCCCTGACCTGGCGCATCCTGAACTCATCGAGGTGTATGGGGTTCACGGCATCGTGGATGTGCCCATCCGCAACCGCAGCGGCGTGACGATTGGCGTGTTGGACATCCGGCGTCCGCCCGGACGGGAACCCTTTACCGAGCGGGACAGTGACCTCATTGAGGGGCTGACCCACCAGGCGGCTGTGGCTATCGAGAATGCCACCATCAACCGCCAGCTCCGGGAAGCAGCCGAGCGGGCCGAGCGTCTCTACCGCCGTGAACAGGAAGTCGTGGCCCGGATGCAGGAACTCGATGTCATGAAAAACAACTTCCTGGCTGTCACCTCGCACGAGATGCGCACCCCGCTGACGGTCATCAAGGGCTTTCTCGAAGCCCTGGCGTTTGGCGCGTTTGACCCGCCTACTGAACGCCAGCAGATGGCCCTGGCCACCTGCCTGAAAACCACCGACCGACTGGCGCGGATTGTCGAGGACATCTTCGAGGTGCTCAAGATTCAGGAAGGCTACATTGGTCTCCAGCGCGAGCCTGTCATCGTCGAGTCATTGCTGCGCGAGATTCTGGAGGAGGTCAGCGTCTTTACGTCCAGGCGCCGGCAGCAGGTGCTGTTCGTGGCCAGCGGCAACACCCAGATTGAAGGCGATGCCCACAAACTCAACCTGTCGTTTCTCAACGTCATTCAAAACGCCATCAAGTTCACCCCAGATGGCGGCGAGATTGCTGTAACCGTGACGGGCGGGGAAACATTCGTCACCGTTGAAATTGCCGACAACGGAATCGGCATTGATGCCGCCGATTTGCCTCACATCTTTGAGCGGTTCTACACCGGCCGGGATACGTCACGGCATTCGTCCGGGCGGTTCGAGTTCAACACGCGCGGCACAGGTCTCGGTCTCACCATTGCCAAAAGCTACATTGACGCGCATGGCGGTGGTATCGAAGTCATGTCGGACGGTCCCGGGCAGGGCAGTCGCTTTACCATCACGCTGCCGCGCGTCCAGCCCCAGGAGGCTGAATCGCGCATCACGATGGCGATTGCCAGGATTGAATGA
- a CDS encoding carboxypeptidase-like regulatory domain-containing protein encodes MVAGWYLCGVTLLAQSPMATGKLEGRVVARENKQPLAGAKVTLTRPVTKETYTGETGAKGEFHLDGLPPGNYVVEVEAEGRSAARLNILQTVEGGKTTVIKRPFELEAERAYSVIRGAVFNEHGLTMPNVTVIAERVSAAEASLKPGKVGTTTTNGAGEFAFRFPGGEAVYRITATAKGYRPQTKELDVQKREARNMAFQLEPEKRRP; translated from the coding sequence ATGGTAGCCGGGTGGTACCTGTGTGGTGTCACCCTGTTGGCCCAGTCGCCGATGGCCACGGGAAAGCTGGAAGGGCGCGTGGTGGCGCGTGAAAACAAACAGCCGCTGGCCGGCGCCAAAGTGACCCTGACCCGCCCGGTGACGAAGGAAACCTATACCGGGGAGACCGGCGCCAAAGGGGAGTTTCACCTGGACGGCCTGCCGCCGGGCAACTACGTGGTCGAAGTCGAAGCCGAAGGCCGGTCGGCGGCGCGGCTGAATATCCTGCAAACTGTCGAGGGCGGAAAGACGACGGTCATCAAGCGTCCCTTCGAGCTGGAGGCCGAACGCGCCTATTCGGTGATCCGCGGCGCGGTGTTCAACGAGCACGGTCTGACGATGCCCAACGTGACGGTCATCGCCGAGCGGGTGTCGGCGGCGGAGGCCAGTCTCAAGCCGGGCAAGGTTGGAACCACCACCACCAACGGAGCTGGCGAGTTTGCCTTCCGGTTTCCCGGCGGCGAAGCGGTGTACCGTATCACGGCGACAGCCAAAGGCTATCGCCCCCAGACCAAGGAACTGGATGTGCAGAAGCGGGAAGCGCGCAACATGGCTTTTCAGCTTGAACCGGAGAAGCGCCGGCCATGA